The Panicum virgatum strain AP13 chromosome 3N, P.virgatum_v5, whole genome shotgun sequence genome includes the window TACTTTGCTGATGTTCCTGCAGAATCATTCAAGTATGTTATCAAATCGCTGGTGCATCTTGTTCACAACTATTGTTCCTTCCATAGTCACCTTTGTTATGACATATCGCTAACTGTTCCTTTCCGTGCAGGACCCTAACATCTTTGAGCAGTGCGACTGCTTATGGTTTTGACCTTGTTCGTGGAACCCAGACTGTTGAGCTTATCAAGAGTGGTTTCCCTGCTGGAAAGTACCTTTTTGCTGGTGTTGTGGATGGACGCAACATCTGGGCTGACGATCTTGCTGCTTCCCTCAGCACTCTCCAGGCTCTTGAGGCTGTAGTTGGAAAGGGTAAGGATGCTTCCATTGCTTATTATAAGGTTGGGTTTAGCTACAACTGGCAATATCTGATAATGACTACATTTTGTCCAGACAAGCTTGTTGTGTCAACTTCCTGCTCACTCATGCACACCGCTGTGGATCTTGTAAACGAGACTAAGCTTGACAGTGAGATTAAGTCTTGGCTTGCTTTTGCTGCCCAGAAGGTTGTTGAGGTTGATGCTCTTGCTAAAGCATTGGCTGGTCAAAAGGATGAGGTATGGCTGTTTTTTTCCTTATTATCTGGTCAAAAGTATGAtgctctctctcctgagtcggCTATgagcatagccggtcccaagcccgggtaaaagaggagggttgcgttaggttttggcaaaccagcataaaaatagccactctaatggatttgaaacccacaagaaactcgttggggcgtaaccctcttagcgacgcgctacatcggaacccgggtgtggtgataaatgggcaagggccgggtcgccatccccccaagggcgcgtcgtatcgtgacctgggtacgatgataagtgagcaagggtcgggtcgtcacctgaatggcgcgctacatctgcgcccgggtgtagtgaaaaatgagcaagggtcttcgcacttccctcgacgggtgcgaagggtaaggaagctagccgagccaactaggattcgtataggtagctggaacgtagggtccctaacgggtaagttgcgagagctagttgatgcagcaattaggaggcgtgtaaatattctatgcgttcaggagactaaatggaagggccagaaggcgaaggaggttgaggatactggcttcaagctttggtacacgggagcaactccgggtaggaatggtgtaggcatcttgattgataggagccttaaggatggagtcgtagaggttagaaggaaaggcgaccggattatcctaatccggttggtagttagagatttggttttgaatgtgatcagtgcctatgcccctcagttAGACCTTAGTGAGAGCCCCAaaatgcagttctgggaagatctagatagcatggttagtaccgtgcctaccagcgagaaactcttcataggaggagatctcaacggccatgtgggtgcgactaatgtagggttcgagcgagtgcacgggggttttgggtatggtagcaggagtcaagagggggaggatgtgttgaacttcgcgttagcctacgacttgttgatagcgaataccgtgtttaagaagagagaatcccatcttgtgacgtttcgtagtggacaacactcgagccagatcgattttatccttgctaggagggaggatatacgtgattgcttagattgtaaggtgatacctggggagtgtgttgtccctcaacacaagcttgtggtggcggactttcgtcttcgggtacgtgtccaccgggacaaacgtgccaagattgcgagaacaaagtggtggaagcttagaggggaagcggcacaagcgtttaaggaaaggatgctaggtgaggggctttgggaagaaggagaagacgcagatgacatgtggctaaagatggcaacatgtgttcggaaggtggcctcagaggtgtttggcgtgagtaggggaggcaaacaggaggggaaagacacctggtggtggaacgacgaggtgcaaagggctattaaggaggaggagtgtttcaagcgcctccaccttgacaagagtgcagccaacatcgagggctataaattagcgaagagggttgcaaagcgagctgtgagtgtagtaaagggtaaggcgtatgatgacctgtaccagcggctaggcacgaaagaaggagagaaggacatttataggatggctaggatccgcgagcggaagacaagggacatcaaccaaatcaaatgcattaaggatgtgACAGATCGACTgttagtgaaggatgaggagatcatggatagatggagagtacttcgacaagttgtttaatggggagagtgagagccctacccttgagttagatgactcttttgacgataccaacagacgttttgtgagaaTTCAGGAgatagagatcggggaggctttgaagaggatgaagggaggtaaagcgatgggccctgatggtatccccattgaggtgtggagatgcctaggagatagagcaatagtatggttaactaagttttttaatctcatttttcggtcaaacaagatgccggaagaatggagaagtatattagtacctatcttcaaaaacaagggcgatgttcaaagttgtactaactaccgtgggattaaactgatgagccatacgatgaagctttgggagagggttatcgagcatcgcctaagaaaagtgacaagtgtgacccaaaaacaatttgggttcatgcctggaaggtcaaccatggaggcgattttcttaatacgacaattgatggagagatatagggagcagaagaaggacttgcacatggtcttcattgaccttgagaaggcatatgacagtaccgagaaatgtcgtGGTGGgacttggagaagcacaaagtcccaactaagtacattaccctcattaaggatatgtacaatgATGCGACgatgtttgtccggacatgtgatggcaacaccactgactttcctattaacataggcctacatcaggggtcagcattgagcccttatttatttgctttagtaatggatgaggtcacaagggatatacaaggtgagatctcttggtgtatgctctttgctgatgatgtggtgttagttgacgagagtagagTAGGGGTTAATagaaagttagagctgtggagacgcacgttagaatcgaaagggttcagacttagtaggactaagactgagtacatgatgtgcgatttcagcgcgactaggcatgaggggggagacattagtctagatgggcaagtggtggtccagaaagatacttttcggtatttaggatcggtgctacaaaaggatggcgatatTGATGAAGAtattaggcatagaatttcagctggctggttgaaatggcggcaagcttctggcattctTTGTGAAAAGAGGgtaccacaaaagctaaaagacaaattctataggacagcaattcggccggcgatgttatacggtgctgaatgttggcctacaaaaaggcgacatgttcagcaactgagtgtagcagagatgcggatgttgcggtggttttgcgggcacacaaggagggatagagtccggaacgaagttattcgggatagggtcggggtggcaccaattgaggagaaacttacccagcatcggctgagatggtttggacatgtccaacgaatgcctcctgaggcgccggtgcgaaatggggttcttgagcgggtcgataatgtaaagaggggtagaggtagacctaaactgacgtgggatgagtcagttaagagagaccttaaggattggaatatttctaaagagatagaTTTGGATAGGaacgcttggagactagctatcaatgtgcctgaaccttgaacttatttctttcgggtttcatctctagcctaccccaacttgcttgggaaaaaaactatgttgttgttgttgtatctgTTCTCTTCACTGTACCTGTGTTTCTTTTTGCCACATACAAAATTATGTGACTTATATACATCTCTGTAAATGTCATCTACAGGCTTATTTTGCAGCAAATGCTGCTGCTCAGGCCTCAAGGAAATCATCACCCCGTGTGACAAATGAAGAAGTCCAGAAGGCTGTAAGTATCTGGTTCTAAAAGACCTTCACATTCTAATCCAACGTTGACATGTACCAACCTCTTTCTGTATACTGTTACAGGCTGCTGCTCTCAAGGGCTCTGACCACCGCCGTGCTACCAACGTTAGTGCTAGATTGGATGCTCAGCAGAAGAAGCTAAACCTTCCAGTCCTTCCCACGACCACAATTGGTTCGTTCCCGCAGACCGTGGAGCTCAGGAGGGTCCGCCGTGAGTACAAGGCGAAGAAGTGAGTAACAGTTAATTCTATTGCTTCACTTGTCTCTATGTTGGCTGTATTGCTTATGGGAAATTCACATTGCAGGATCTCTGAGGAGGAGTACGTCAGTGCCATCAAGGAGGAAATCAACAAGGTTGTTAAGCTCCAAGAAGAGCTTGACATCGATGTGCTTGTGCATGGCGAGCCTGAGGTCAGTTCTCCTGAAGCTATTCTGCTAGCTTCTGCTGCGTCTTTGCGAGAATAAATATGATCTCATGTATTGAAAAATTCAGTTATTCTGCGCTAATGTTCTGTGCTCGTATCTAAGTAATTATGTTGGTGTACGTTTTACAGAGAAACGATATGGTTGAGTACTTTGGTGAGCAACTCTCTGGTTTTGCATTCACCGCAAATGGTTGGGTGCAATCTTATGGATCAAGGTGTGTCAAGCCACCGATCATCTATGGTGATGTGAGCCGCCCCAACCCCATGACCGTTTTCTGGTCGAAGACCGCCCAGAGCATGACATCTCGCCCAATGAAGGGAATGTTGACTGGTCCAGTCACAATCCTTAACTGGTCCTTTGTGAGGAATGACCAGCCAAGGTCAGTAACTTTTGACAGGAGTTAATGCTGTTCAGAACATCATTTTCCTCTTCCATTTAGAAGCTGGCTTATGGCTCATATCTTCCAGGTTTGAGACCTGCTACCAGATTGCTCTTGCAATCaagaaggaggttgaggatctTGAGGCTGCTGGTATTCAGGTTGGCACTTTTACATTTCCGGTTTCTCATTTAATCAAGATGCTTATGCACACCTATGGTGAATCATATTTCTCATATTATTTCATCGCTATTCTTTCAGGTCATCCAAATTGATGAGGCTGCTTTAAGAGAAGGCCTGCCACTCCGCAAGGCTGAGCACGCATTCTACTTGGACTGGGCTGTCCACTCTTTCAGAATTACCAACTGCGAGATCAAGGACACCACCCAGGTAAACATTTGAACAGTGCTGTGGAGCATTGTCAGTATCATATTTTCATACCCATGTCCTTTGACATTCGAACCGACTTCATTCTCTTGACAGATCCACACCCACATGTGCTACTCCAACTTCAACGACATCATCCACTCCATCATCAACATGGATGCTGATGTGATCACCATTGAGAACTCACGGTCCGACGAGAAGCTCCTTTCCGTCTTCCGCGAGGGTGTGAAGTATGGTGCAGGCATTGGCCCTGGTGTCTACGACATCCACTCCCCTAGGATCCCGTCCACCGAGGAGATTGCCGACCGCATCAACAAGATGCTTGCGGTGCTCGACACCAACATCCTTTGGGTGAACCCTGACTGCGGTCTCAAGACCCGCAAGTACACCGAGGTCAAGCCTGCCCTGACCAACATGGTCTCCGCCGCCAAGCTCATCCGCACCCAGCTCGCCAGCACCAAGTGAGAACTCTCCCTGCAGCGGCTTTTTCATTCAATTACAAGGAGGGTGTTCATCAAAGCCATTTGTCTTGAATAATCTGGGTCTCGTGAATCCGCTCCATCTGTGGTTAGcttagttctttttttttcttggcacGATGATCACACCCTGCTTATACCTCTGCTACTCTTACGAATTTGGTGGTTTTGAGGCAAGTTGCCCGTGTACTTGTATTGTAAAACCGGTTGGATATCTGCAGTGTTTCATCTGCAACTCTGAGGTGTGTTATGGCTCGTATTAATGATCTTTGTCCCTGGAAGGAAATTGTCTGGTGCCATGATAAATAGCCAGTCGTTGCTCGGTTGCTGTTGCTCTTAGATGAACGATCCATTTCCGTTATTCTGTAACTTCAAGTTTTGCGTTGCCATTGTGATGTCTAAAATCTGCCTTGCTTGGAGTCTTGGACACCACGGTTGTTATGTTATTGGCATTTGGAACATGCAGGCTTTTGAGCTGATTCTTCGCATGTGTTATTCTGAAGGAAATCCTGGCCTTTTCTGGTGActctgttttcctttttttcccccaTACTACTAGGGATTTTGCTTTGACAAAGGCAATTATGTGTGGTGAACGTGCCGTTGCACAGACCTATATGgcactcttttcttttattttcataCAGTTGATTTTGCTAGACACACAAGGAGTGAGGGAGCTTACATGTCATGCTGAAGGAAACTTGATGTTTCAGGGCACTCTGTTTTGCTTGTTTTCATACAGGAGAGGTTTTGCTTTGACACAGAATGATTGGGAACTCGTAAAATGCTGCTTCCACATTATGCGTCGCGAGCTTGCAATTGCACGCACCCATAAGGCACTATTTTTGTTTCGatacaataatatttttttgcttTTGACACAGGCGTGTGTGAGCTACATGTTTATACACTGATAATCTGTTTGGTAGATACACTGACTTGTGCAATTGCAAGTTCAGAGACAACACATAATTACAAGCAGCACTTCTAAAAGTTTCGGTCCATTTCAAATGGGCAGCTCTCTATCGGCCGCTCAGCTGCTGAGGTTGCGTTGCGCCACGCCCACCAGATGATCCCCACGAGCACGACCGCCGCCGCAACAGCGTTCACCAGCAGCTGCCTTgtaggctccggcggcggcaccggagCATCTCCCACCGCCTGCGCTTGGCTCTTCCCCGACGGACCACCCGTCCCCTTCTGtttcttgctcttgttcttctCCTCCGGTAGACGAGGAGGCAGGGCTGCCGGAGAAGTAGCATCTTGCAGTTGCTTCTTCCACGCTTCCTCTTCGTGACGGATAGGCAGCCAAGGCAGGGGTGCCGGAGAAGGGGGTGACACAGCGATTTTTCTCTCCTGCAAGGCAGGTTCCATTTGCCCCGGACCAGCAGCTGCCGTCCCAAGTGGCAACGGCGACGTCTCAGTCTCCGGAGGAGACGGCGTCGGGGACGCCACCGCTCCGGCCGCGGCGACGATGGGGAGCGTGATGATGAGCTTCTCGCCCTCGAACCTGGCGCGGACGCCGTTGGCGTCGCAGTTGTCGGGGAGGCGGAGGTCCTTCTTGAACCGCGCCCACCGGCCACCCCTCGCCGGGCGCTCCCCGGTGGCGCGGAGCACGCCGTGGTTGTCCACCTGCACCCTCACCTGGTCCTTGCGGAACCCCGGCAGCGAGATCTCCACCACGTCCTGGTCCTCGCCGGGCAGCTTCCACTCCACGACAGGGtcgaagtcctcgtactcccgCGCGGCGCCCCGCCGACGGTCCATGGCCGGCCGACGCCCGCCCTCCGGTGATCGCCGGAGACGTACGTTACGGCGACCAAGGTGCTCGCTTTCGCCGCGAGCGTACACGGACAGTGACCCCTCCTCTCGTGTTTATATATTCTCGGGGAGGAGGGGTTCCATGGCGTGCCGTcggccggagctgctgctgtATTTGAGAGGAATTCCATGGATGGATGCATGGTGTGGTCC containing:
- the LOC120667005 gene encoding 5-methyltetrahydropteroyltriglutamate--homocysteine methyltransferase 1-like, producing the protein MASHIVGYPRMGPKRELKFALESFWDGKSTAEDLEKVATDLRASIWKQMADAGIKYIPSNTFSYYDQVLDTTAMLGAVPERYSWTGGEIGFDTYFSMARGNATVPAMEMTKWFDTNYHFIVPELGPNTKFSYSSHKAVNEYKEAKALGVDTVPVLIGPVSYLLLSKPAKGVEKKGFPLLSLLSSILPVYKEVIAELKAAGASWIQFDEPTLVLDLDAHKLAAFSAAYTELESALSGLNVLVETYFADVPAESFKTLTSLSSATAYGFDLVRGTQTVELIKSGFPAGKYLFAGVVDGRNIWADDLAASLSTLQALEAVVGKDKLVVSTSCSLMHTAVDLVNETKLDSEIKSWLAFAAQKVVEVDALAKALAGQKDEAYFAANAAAQASRKSSPRVTNEEVQKAAAALKGSDHRRATNVSARLDAQQKKLNLPVLPTTTIGSFPQTVELRRVRREYKAKKISEEEYVSAIKEEINKVVKLQEELDIDVLVHGEPERNDMVEYFGEQLSGFAFTANGWVQSYGSRCVKPPIIYGDVSRPNPMTVFWSKTAQSMTSRPMKGMLTGPVTILNWSFVRNDQPRFETCYQIALAIKKEVEDLEAAGIQVIQIDEAALREGLPLRKAEHAFYLDWAVHSFRITNCEIKDTTQIHTHMCYSNFNDIIHSIINMDADVITIENSRSDEKLLSVFREGVKYGAGIGPGVYDIHSPRIPSTEEIADRINKMLAVLDTNILWVNPDCGLKTRKYTEVKPALTNMVSAAKLIRTQLASTK
- the LOC120667006 gene encoding inactive protein RESTRICTED TEV MOVEMENT 2-like, translating into MDRRRGAAREYEDFDPVVEWKLPGEDQDVVEISLPGFRKDQVRVQVDNHGVLRATGERPARGGRWARFKKDLRLPDNCDANGVRARFEGEKLIITLPIVAAAGAVASPTPSPPETETSPLPLGTAAAGPGQMEPALQERKIAVSPPSPAPLPWLPIRHEEEAWKKQLQDATSPAALPPRLPEEKNKSKKQKGTGGPSGKSQAQAVGDAPVPPPEPTRQLLVNAVAAAVVLVGIIWWAWRNATSAAERPIESCPFEMDRNF